CCCTGCCGACCGGCGGGACGTACACGGCGGCCGAGGTCCGGTACGTGGTCGCCAACACGCGCACGGAGACTTACGACATCGGGACCGAGGTCCTCGTCTACGGGTCACAGTTGCAGTTCTCGCCCTACGCCGGCAACGGGCGGTACGACGAGAGCGACGGGTACGAGTTCGGCGACAGCGCGTTAAGCGACGAGATCGTGACGACCGGGCCGCGCAGCACCGCGCTGAACGTCGGCCGCGTCAACGCGCTGTCGTCCGGCGGCACGACGTGGCTGGGGATCAACGCGGCGCAGGCGGATGAGAAGATCACGTACCACACCGACCTGTCCCGCGGCGGCGGCGCGGCAGGGGCGGCGCCGAGCATCGTCTACACCGCGAGCGTGCCCGACAGCGGCACGCTCATCACCCGGCCGCTGTTCGACCGGCTCGCCAGCACCACCGGCGGCACCGCCGGACCGTTCAGCGGGTCCGAGGAGGATTCCGAGATCAGCACCGTCGAGCTCGGCAACGTGCTGCGCCGCGGCGTGCAGGAGTACAGCTTGGCCGGACTGCCCGACGGTGCGACGGTCACCGGCGCGACGCTGACGCTGAACGTGACCGGCTCGACCGGTGCCGACGGCCTGTACGCCGAGCCACGCATCTACGGCTACGTCGGCAACGGCGTCTTCAACTCTGCCGACGCGCTGACGACCAATGCCACGTTGCTAGGGACGGGCACGACGGTCGACCGGTTCGGTGAGTACCTGATCACCCTCGACCCCGCCGCCCTGCAGGACCTGCTGGCCGTCGGCGACACGATCGGCCTGATCGTCCGCAGTTCGTCGGATAGCAGCATCTTCCGGTACGCCACCCTTGAGGGGGGCGACGGCGCAGCGTTGAGCGTCGCCTACGCGGCGGTCCCCGAGCCAACCACGGTCGCCCTCCTCCTGCCCGCGGCCACGATGCTGCTGCGCCGACGTCGCACGCAGACGGCGTAACGCCGAGCCGGAGTTCACTTGAGCGAGCGGAGCACGACTTCGCCCAACCGCGCGACAGGCGGGGGCTGACCAGCTGGCGCCGCAGAACGCGCGGTCGTCTCCCCACTGCCCCTCCCGGCCGAGACGATAAGATGGCGAGGTGCTGGCGCGGGCTAGGCCGGTGAATGCTGGTCCGTTATCCTGCATGTTGCGATGCACGGTCAAGCGCTCCCCAACGGTTCGTCAAGATGTCCGACAACGACGCCGTCCATCCTGATGCATCCCCACCACCGATCGGCCAAGCCGAGCTGCGCCACATGATCAGCCGCGGCGACCCTGCAGAAGTCGGAGCCGCGATCGAGGCCGGCGCCGACGTGACCTATAAGGCCGGCCATGGGTACGATGCACTATTGGACGCAGTCTACGGCCGAGAAGTCGGCCGCGACCCGCGGCTGCTCGAGCTGCTGTCGTTACTCGTCGCCAGCGGTGTCGACCTCTCAGGCATCAGTTCCTACGGTGAATCAGCGTTGCGCGTGCTATCGCGGATTGGCCGCTTCGACGCGGTCGCGCTGCTTTTGGATGCTGGGGCGGACGCAGGCCACCTCGGTTGGAAGCCGCTCATGGAGGCTGTAGCGCTTGGGTCGCTCTCTGACGTTCGGGCCCTTCTTGAACAGGGAGCACCCCGGGAGGATCGCGACTGGTGGTCACGCACGCCATGGTTGATCGCGCTGCTGACCGGCGACGCGGCCAAGGCACAGTTGCTGCTCGATTGCGGGGCAGACTTCTCGGCGATCGGCCGCTGCGGTCAACCGCCGTTGTTCTACGCGATCGCCCGGCACGACCCGGCGATGCTGCGTTGGCTCTTGGACCGGGGAGCGGACGTCCACCGGACAAACGAGTTCGGCACGACCGCGCTGATCGAGGCAGTCGAACAGGACGACCTTGAATGCGTTGACGTCCTGTTGCAAGCCGGTGCCGACGTCGCGGTCGACGCTGGCACCGGCACGGCCCTCTACAACGCCACGTCCCGCGAGGTCATCGTGCGCCTGCTCGCGGCGGGCGCCGATCCGACCGACCTGCCGCACGCGGGTCAGCGAGCCCTTCTTGGCTTGCCACCCATCAATGGTGAGGTTTTAGCGACCGCGTCGTCCGATGACGTCCGACGAGCGCCGACGCGACGCTTTGGTACCGGCAATCCCGAACGGATGGACTACGCGTTCTGGCAGGCAATGCTACGCAGCGGGACCTACGCCTACGAGACGCGTCGTCGCTTTCCCGCAGCGTGCGGTGACATGAGCGATCCGGTCTGGTGTGCGCAGCGGTTCGGCCAGTCGTTCACGCTGCTGCCCGACGGGCGGGCGATCCAGATCGGCGGCGAACACGAGGACCACTACGACCCGGACTTCTGCATCTACAACGATTTGTTCGTCCACGACCGCGACGGTTCGATCTCGATCTACGGCTACCCGGAGTCCGCGTTCCCGCCGACCGACTTCCATACGGCCACGTTGGTCGGCGATTCGATCTACGTGATCGGGCGCCTCGGGTACGCCGGCACCAGAGGGTATGGCGAGACGCCGGTCTACCGGCTCGACGTGCAGACGATGCGACTGGAACGAGTGGAGGCTGGCGGCGAGGCGCCCGGCTGGATTTACCGGCATCGCGCGACGCTGGTGGGCCCGGGCTCGATCCGGGTCTGGAGCGGCACGACCATCTCGCGGATCGCAAACGACGAAGTGCACGAGAGGAACCAAAACGTGTTCGTGCTCGACCTCGACAGGCTCATGTGGACGCAGGAATATTAGGCCGAACGCGTCTGGCGATGATCCCTCAGGCGCGATTCCGAACTGGGTTAGCCGCGCTCCCCCGATCCCGACACGGTTGTTAACTGGCAGCCAGAAATAGAGTCGAGAGTCCGAGAGTTCTCAGGTGCGGAACGCTAAGACGGTCGGACGTGACGGTAGAGCCACGCTCTCTCCCCTTCTCGGCC
The DNA window shown above is from Tepidisphaeraceae bacterium and carries:
- a CDS encoding PEP-CTERM sorting domain-containing protein (PEP-CTERM proteins occur, often in large numbers, in the proteomes of bacteria that also encode an exosortase, a predicted intramembrane cysteine proteinase. The presence of a PEP-CTERM domain at a protein's C-terminus predicts cleavage within the sorting domain, followed by covalent anchoring to some some component of the (usually Gram-negative) cell surface. Many PEP-CTERM proteins exhibit an unusual sequence composition that includes large numbers of potential glycosylation sites. Expression of one such protein has been shown restore the ability of a bacterium to form floc, a type of biofilm.), translating into MLLRVSVVGLLVLAPLVRGADAATVAIEAPAALQLQVLLYDEPEGAFVPGAPGTIRVGYNSNDVVYDSRGVYEFFLPTLPTGGTYTAAEVRYVVANTRTETYDIGTEVLVYGSQLQFSPYAGNGRYDESDGYEFGDSALSDEIVTTGPRSTALNVGRVNALSSGGTTWLGINAAQADEKITYHTDLSRGGGAAGAAPSIVYTASVPDSGTLITRPLFDRLASTTGGTAGPFSGSEEDSEISTVELGNVLRRGVQEYSLAGLPDGATVTGATLTLNVTGSTGADGLYAEPRIYGYVGNGVFNSADALTTNATLLGTGTTVDRFGEYLITLDPAALQDLLAVGDTIGLIVRSSSDSSIFRYATLEGGDGAALSVAYAAVPEPTTVALLLPAATMLLRRRRTQTA
- a CDS encoding ankyrin repeat domain-containing protein — its product is MSDNDAVHPDASPPPIGQAELRHMISRGDPAEVGAAIEAGADVTYKAGHGYDALLDAVYGREVGRDPRLLELLSLLVASGVDLSGISSYGESALRVLSRIGRFDAVALLLDAGADAGHLGWKPLMEAVALGSLSDVRALLEQGAPREDRDWWSRTPWLIALLTGDAAKAQLLLDCGADFSAIGRCGQPPLFYAIARHDPAMLRWLLDRGADVHRTNEFGTTALIEAVEQDDLECVDVLLQAGADVAVDAGTGTALYNATSREVIVRLLAAGADPTDLPHAGQRALLGLPPINGEVLATASSDDVRRAPTRRFGTGNPERMDYAFWQAMLRSGTYAYETRRRFPAACGDMSDPVWCAQRFGQSFTLLPDGRAIQIGGEHEDHYDPDFCIYNDLFVHDRDGSISIYGYPESAFPPTDFHTATLVGDSIYVIGRLGYAGTRGYGETPVYRLDVQTMRLERVEAGGEAPGWIYRHRATLVGPGSIRVWSGTTISRIANDEVHERNQNVFVLDLDRLMWTQEY